A single window of Gossypium hirsutum isolate 1008001.06 chromosome A10, Gossypium_hirsutum_v2.1, whole genome shotgun sequence DNA harbors:
- the LOC107895856 gene encoding uncharacterized protein — MEVLSHFSHVHPLIFNDEKSHESEEVYCCACGELVSGPRFSCMECGFHLDKNCAEAPAEMDHPFHRKHNLKLRSSSPYVEDNPICGFYNECTAQVCGFCHEEVNMECGSYYCSKCKFIIHVNCALKEASWYYKIESKDDFDKLNAMLVAITLDPSFLVVEMIKYGENVINTKIKHFSHRHNLVLSDEIKDRSYCDGCSQLILTSFYGCLECDFFLHKSCVELPKKQQILSLIHQDFFVLIPNCIFICAICVQQCTGFAYRCEVYLCKEHVCVRCADITLSCMSGGHKHLLLFYNRYFGQCCNACGDIFDGDSVYRCKACNFNVHSVCINLHPQTAWHKVDRHYLVLTFHEDTDYSEYLYCDICEEQRSPYTWFYHCAICDNSAHLHCVVGDHPFIKRGMTFIDSDHPHVLVFVEKVYDYPRCCNCGQHCLDLAVECSDAECKYIIHWSCSTLYNRLLEYI, encoded by the exons ATGGAAGTTCTTTCACATTTTAGTCATGTTCATCCTCTAATTTTTAATGATGAGAAAAGCCATGAAAGTGAGGAGGTTTATTGTTGTGCGTGTGGAGAGTTGGTGTCAGGTCCAAGGTTTAGTTGCATGGAATGTGGGTTTCATCTTGACAAGAATTGTGCAGAGGCACCTGCTGAGATGGATCACCCTTTTCATCGCAAACATAACCTTAAGCTTAGGTCAAGCTCTCCATATGTTGAAGATAATCCTATTTGTGGTTTCT ATAATGAGTGTACAGCACAGGTTTGTGGATTTTGTCATGAGGAGGTGAACATGGAGTGCGGGAGTTACTATTGTTCTAAGTGCAAGTTCATCATCCACGTGAATTGTGCACTAAAGGAAGCTAGTTGGTATTACAAAATTGAGTCAAAAGATGATTTTGATAAGCTTAATGCAATGTTGGTAGCCATTACTCTGGATCCAAGCTTTCTCGTAGTTGAAATGATCAAATATggagaaaatgtgataaatacAAAGATAAAACATTTTAGCCATCGACATAATTTAGTATTAAGTGATGAAATTAAGGATCGTAGTTATTGCGATGGCTGCAGTCAACTCATCTTGACTTCCTTTTATGGTTGTTTAGAATGTGATTTCTTTCTCCACAAATCTTGCGTTGAGTTACCTAAGAAGCAGCAAATTCTTAGTCTCATTCACCAAGATTTCTTTGTCCTTATTCCAAATTGCATTTTCATATGTGCAATTTGTGTCCAACAATGCACTGGTTTTGCCTACAGATGTGAGGTTTATTTGTGCAAAGAACATGTATGTGTTCGATGTGCTGACATTACTTTGTCTTGCATGAGCGGAGGACACAAACATCTTCTTCTCTTTTACAACAGGTATTTTGGGCAGTGCTGTAATGCTTGTGGTGACATCTTTGATGGTGATTCAGTATATAGATGCAAGGCTTGCAATTTTAATGTGCATTCTGTATGTATCAATTTACATCCACAAACAGCTTGGCACAAAGTTGACAGACATTATCTGGTTCTCACATTCCATGAAGATACTGATTATTCAGAATATCTTTACTGTGATATCTGTGAAGAACAAAGAAGTCCCTATACTTGGTTTTATCATTGTGCAATTTGCGACAACTCAGCACACCTCCATTGTGTTGTTGGAGATCATCCATTTATCAAGCGTGGGATGACCTTCATAGACAGCGATCATCCACATGTTCTCGTGTTCGTGGAGAAGGTTTATGATTATCCTAGATGTTGCAATTGTGGTCAGCACTGCTTAGACTTGGCTGTTGAGTGTTCAGATGCAGAATGCAAATACATTATCCACTGGAGCTGCAGCACTCTCTATAACCGTCTTTTGGAATACATTTGA